A genomic segment from Zerene cesonia ecotype Mississippi chromosome 7, Zerene_cesonia_1.1, whole genome shotgun sequence encodes:
- the LOC119828265 gene encoding oxysterol-binding protein-related protein 11, with translation MIKATSCLGSHRPLSGQLYKYTNVVKGWQQRWFAVDPETGVLSYYLFDGPGDTVQPGQPARGEAHLAGAVICPSDEDSKTFTINCASGDMLKLRATDARARQEWVNGLRAIAEVHTKAMGANPPLQPREQLAVHDAMASARQQLQTTELSDAALARCIESSDSPFPHTDPDLLLLKATSAASMQCLLQCLGILLRQQQYATASIKNSNNDNH, from the exons atgatCAAAGCAACATCATGTCTGGGCTCTCACCGGCCCCTATCGGgacaattatacaaatatacaaatgtagTAAAGGGCTGGCAACAGAGGTGGTTTGCGGTTGATCCAGAGACTGGAGTACTCTCATACTATCTGTTTGATGGGCCCGGAGATACTGTTCAGCCTGGTCAACCTGCAAGAGGAGAA GCACATTTAGCTGGTGCAGTGATATGCCCGAGCGATGAAGACTCCAAGACGTTCACAATTAACTGTGCGTCGGGTGATATGTTGAAACTACGAGCCACTGATGCAAGAGCTCGTCAAGAGTGGGTTAATGGTTTGAGGGCAATTGCTGAAGTGCATACTAAG GCAATGGGAGCAAACCCACCTCTACAACCGCGAGAGCAACTTGCCGTACATGATGCTATGGCATCAGCTAGACAACAGCTACAGACAACTGAATTAAG CGATGCAGCCCTAGCAAGATGCATTGAGTCATCTGATTCACCATTCCCTCACACTGACCCAGACTTATTACTTCTTAAG gCAACCTCTGCAGCAAGCATGCAATGTCTCTTACAATGCTTAGGCATTTTACTACGTCAGCAGCAATATGCAACTGCCTCTATAAAGAATTCCAACAATGATAATCATTAA
- the LOC119828263 gene encoding cytochrome c oxidase subunit 6B1-like isoform X2: MPEMIKTAADIKTAPFDPRFPNQNQTRHCYQSYVDFYRCQKVRGESYEPCNYFKRVYKSLCPNEWVDKWDTQREEGTFAGRI; the protein is encoded by the exons ATGCCTGAAATGATCAAAACTGCTGCTGACATCAAAACAGCGCCTTTCGACCCACGTTTTCCTAACCAAAACCAAACAag gCACTGCTACCAAAGCTATGTAGACTTCTACCGTTGCCAGAAAGTGCGTGGAGAAAGCTACGAGCCCTGCAATTACTTCAAGCGCGTGTATAAGTCGCTGTGCCCCAACGAATGGGTCGATAAGTGGGATACACAACGTGAAGAGGGCACATTCGCAGGAAGAATCTAA
- the LOC119828263 gene encoding serine/arginine-rich splicing factor 4-like isoform X1, which yields MTSYRNEVGAWDGGPPGAEGDYAPPHPPPLAAPMPTTDPWTGVSYSQYPPQYDYQAYGASQYGYSYDSSAYYQGADGYYDATRANYHTQYQSGYDYPKSHERPESSVDTRSYNRRRHSHRSKSRSVSPYNRRDREYSRKRESSYERHSKSRSISRRKYTPSDRSSSRSKSKSYSRSPAKEKRRSASSESYTSKKSYRSKSGSDRSLTPPMKRKLSHSSNHSSSRSSARRSRSVSPRSKTERHRSRSKSPISKDKNGSTSKERKGKDKKQRDDYTPPRRITQSPSPKPRIKVERASVTPPKKKNKEHRCLTPKKHRDSSITPPRCYARSSSRSKSRSSRSITPKPKERSRTKSRRRSSSNSSESYASPKRSRSISKKRSKRKSPSKDSSRSRSRSRDRRRNKSPSKSRRWSATKSRRTRSRSRKSRSRSHSSHSRSRSGTKTPSEDERRGQFTVADRKRYWKLHRSKQEQRRAEKTPSKEIKPPPGAIESTKVDDIEYGDPPEVEGPNFAELLPPPDQFAVGPSNSKTNKPPLPIPIKNDGSFLEMFKKMQEETKKVEEVKKVEIKKPTLPFIGKRRGGRVLKTGLVKKAKAIDEQTVDNTPKDAWSLYMQEVKKYRETSCEEERKTRPLVK from the coding sequence ATGACCTCGTATCGCAACGAGGTGGGTGCGTGGGACGGCGGGCCGCCCGGCGCCGAGGGGGACTACGCCCCGCCGCACCCGCCGCCGCTTGCTGCGCCCATGCCCACCACAGATCCATGGACTGGGGTCAGCTACAGTCAGTACCCGCCCCAGTACGACTACCAAGCCTACGGTGCCTCACAATATGGTTATAGTTACGATTCTTCCGCCTACTATCAAGGGGCAGATGGTTATTATGATGCTACTAGAGCTAATTATCATACACAATATCAAAGTGGCTATGATTATCCTAAGTCTCATGAGCGACCCGAATCTTCGGTCGATACTAGAAGCTATAATCGTCGAAGACATTCTCATCGTTCAAAGTCTAGAAGTGTTTCACCTTATAATAGACGTGATAGGGAGTATTCTAGGAAACGGGAAAGTAGCTATGAAAGACATTCAAAGAGTAGGTCTATATCAAGGCGTAAATATACACCAAGTGACAGATCTTCTTCAAGATCGAAATCAAAATCGTATTCAAGGTCTCCAGCCAAGGAAAAGAGACGCTCGGCTTCATCTGAATCATATACatcaaaaaaatcttataggAGTAAGAGTGGGAGTGACAGGTCATTGACTCCCcctatgaaaagaaaattgtcACATTCTTCAAATCATTCAAGCTCAAGGAGCAGTGCAAGAAGATCTAGAAGTGTATCTCCTCGAAGTAAAACCGAAAGGCATAGGTCCCGAAGCAAGTCTCCAATTTCAAAGGATAAAAATGGGTCAACAAGCAAAGAAAGAAAAGGCAAAGATAAGAAGCAAAGAGATGACTATACACCACCTAGGCGCATCACACAGTCACCCTCGCCAAAACCACGTATAAAAGTTGAAAGGGCGTCAGTAACACCACCAAAAAAGAAGAACAAAGAACACAGATGTCTTACACCTAAAAAACATAGAGATAGTTCTATAACACCACCGCGTTGTTACGCAAGAAGTTCTTCTAGATCAAAGTCGAGATCCTCGCGATCAATCACGCCGAAACCGAAAGAAAGATCACGTACAAAGTCACGGCGCCGGTCGTCGTCAAATTCGAGTGAATCGTATGCTTCCCCAAAACGCTCCAGATCAATATCTAAAAAGCGTTCGAAACGTAAAAGTCCATCTAAAGATAGCTCTCGTAGTAGAAGCCGTTCTAGAGATCGTCGAAGGAATAAAAGTCCATCAAAGTCACGTCGATGGTCAGCCACTAAGAGCAGGCGCACCAGGAGCAGATCCAGAAAATCACGATCAAGATCACATAGTTCTCATTCCAGAAGCAGGAGTGGTACTAAAACCCCGAGCGAAGATGAACGACGCGGACAATTCACAGTGGCAGATAGGAAACGCTACTGGAAACTGCACAGAAGTAAGCAGGAACAAAGAAGAGCTGAGAAGACTCCAAGTAAAGAAATTAAACCTCCTCCAGGAGCCATTGAATCTACTAAAGTAGATGACATAGAATATGGTGACCCACCAGAGGTAGAAGGGCCTAATTTTGCAGAATTACTTCCCCCACCTGACCAATTTGCTGTGGGACCCTccaattcaaaaacaaataagccACCATTGCCAATACCAATCAAAAATGATGGAAGCTTTTTAGAAATGTTCAAAAAAATGCAAGAAGAAACAAAGAAAGTGGAAGAAGTTAAAAAagtggaaattaaaaaaccaaCCCTTCCCTTCATAGGAAAGAGGCGTGGTGGAAGAGTTCTCAAGACTGGATTAGTGAAAAAAGCGAAAGCTATTGACGAGCAAACAGTAGACAATACACCTAAAGATGCATGGTCTCTTTACATGCAAGAAGTCAAGAAATATAGAGAGACGTCTTGTGAAGAAGAGCGTAAAACGAGACCTCTGgtcaaatag